The following are encoded in a window of Sminthopsis crassicaudata isolate SCR6 chromosome 3, ASM4859323v1, whole genome shotgun sequence genomic DNA:
- the LOC141564392 gene encoding uncharacterized protein LOC141564392 isoform X1 yields the protein MGGGWAPSPTPRLGGHWEPPQSLGSGVSVHSTQNAALPPCTLTPAPPTICLLQAPESPLRRPGRWVPAALPSPPPPMWLFWALLVLTHSAGGPSCPWEPFEGLVALMEALGSGNDGTLYTPDSLSVCPMESLHCFVLELSVIGYEEAPLTGRIVSRLQRSLKALGPHLWGVRGGAVSGPCPICEGHPERPVPQFLAKLLELLQAACAGAHQAG from the exons ATGGGGGGGGGCTgggccccctcccccacccccaggctGGGAGGGCACTGGGAGCCTCCCCAAAGTTTGGGTTCTGGGGTTTCTGTGCACAGCACTCAGAACGCTGCCCTTCCCCCCTGCACTCTAACCCCTGCCCCTCCCACCATCTGTCTCCTGCAGGCGCCTGAGTCTCCGCTCCGCAGGCCAGGGAGATGGGTCCCAGCGGCCCTCCCCTCACCGCCGCCGCCCATGTGGCTCTTCTGGGCCTTGCTTGTGTTGACCCACTCCGCGGGGGGCCCCAGCTGCCCTTGGGAGCCCTTCGAGGGACTTGTAGCTCTCATGGAGGCCCTA GGCAGTGGAAATGATGGGACCCTTTATACTCCGGACAGCCTCTCT GTGTGCCCCATGGAGAGTCTGCACTGCTTTGTCCTGGAGCTGTCTGTGATTGGCTACGAGGAGGCTCCGCTGACAGGGAGGATCGTGAGCCGGCTGCAGCGCTCCTTGAAAGCCCTGGGGCCCCACCTGTGGGGAGTCAGGGGGGGAGCTGTCTCGGGGCCCTGCCCCATCTGCGAAGGACACCCTGAGAGGCCTGTCCCCCAATTCTTGGCCAAACTTCTGGAGTTACTGCAGGCTGCCTGTGCTGGAGCCCATCAGGCTGGGTGA
- the LOC141564392 gene encoding uncharacterized protein LOC141564392 isoform X2 — translation MWLFWALLVLTHSAGGPSCPWEPFEGLVALMEALGSGNDGTLYTPDSLSVCPMESLHCFVLELSVIGYEEAPLTGRIVSRLQRSLKALGPHLWGVRGGAVSGPCPICEGHPERPVPQFLAKLLELLQAACAGAHQAG, via the exons ATGTGGCTCTTCTGGGCCTTGCTTGTGTTGACCCACTCCGCGGGGGGCCCCAGCTGCCCTTGGGAGCCCTTCGAGGGACTTGTAGCTCTCATGGAGGCCCTA GGCAGTGGAAATGATGGGACCCTTTATACTCCGGACAGCCTCTCT GTGTGCCCCATGGAGAGTCTGCACTGCTTTGTCCTGGAGCTGTCTGTGATTGGCTACGAGGAGGCTCCGCTGACAGGGAGGATCGTGAGCCGGCTGCAGCGCTCCTTGAAAGCCCTGGGGCCCCACCTGTGGGGAGTCAGGGGGGGAGCTGTCTCGGGGCCCTGCCCCATCTGCGAAGGACACCCTGAGAGGCCTGTCCCCCAATTCTTGGCCAAACTTCTGGAGTTACTGCAGGCTGCCTGTGCTGGAGCCCATCAGGCTGGGTGA